In Myripristis murdjan chromosome 18, fMyrMur1.1, whole genome shotgun sequence, the sequence CAGTGCTGCTATATACCaattataaatgaaaataatattaaCTAATAAAGTGCTAAATATTGTAGTTACAGATTCACCCTTGAATCTTAATCCTATTTCACATAGTCTGCTTTACCTTGGCACGAAAGCACTTCTCAGAGAGCCAGTCCAGTCCAGCCTTGACACTCTTCTCCTCCGCCACTTCTTTTTGCAACTGGTACTGAGCCACGATATGAGCCCACTGAAGCCTGGCCATCTCTGTCCTTCTCCGATCCACAACGtgttcttctccttttttctcttcttgctccctctcttcctcatccCCAACTTCACAGGAGCTGAGGTCCAGGACCTGGAAGTGTTCTGAGCAGGAGGACTCAATAATATCCGACATGCCCTGGAATGAGTGCTTCTGTGTGAAGGCAGCCAGCGTTTTGGTATTGAGCTCCTCCTGATGCAGGAAGGGCTCCAGAGACAGCTGGGAAAGGAGAACACTGGGTCTTTTGGGCCCAGAGGGGTTTGATGTAGCTGTAGGTTGTCCCTTTCCACTGTCCCTGGCTTCTGGTTGAAGAGGGAGGTATGAAGAAAGGTTGCTCACCTTATTAGTTAGGTTTTGTAATACAACATTAGTGTCTGCATTCTCAGCTGCGATTGCAGCACTAGTTTCCTTCAGCTTGCAAGTAGCACATTCCAGCTCTGTGGAAAGTCGCAGGTCATCATCAGCACGGGCAGTAGCCACAACCTGCAACTTGTTGTAGCGGCGTTGCTTCAGCTCTTTCTCCTTTAGCAGTGCCTGGACCTCTGCTTCCAAGTCTTCTGTGGCAACATCCCCCTCTGGTGCAaacaaggaagaggaggaagacgaagagGAAGGTCCAAACACGCTCACACAGCTCCCATCTGAAGGTCCAATAGTTTTGAGGATCTTGTTCAAGGCTGCTTCATCCAGAATTGGTTTTCCAGACTTCTTTAACTCTCGAAAAGCACGTGCCTCCTCTGGAGTGAGAGCATTGCTGCGGTTAAGAGTGCGGCAGACGAAGCGCAGCAAGTGAAGGTTCTCCGGGGCAGAGGCAAACAACCAGTCAAACTCTGAGGCCTTCAGGGATGATGCTCCAGGGTAACCTAGGCGACAAAGTGCCTCCACAAACTGCCCACCATCTAACATGGTGGTTCGACACTTTGTGTCCCCTTTGCTACTGTGCCAGACAGTGACACACCAGCAGAGTGGAGATTATGGATTAGATGGAAGGCAATATAGGGAGAGGGTAAAAGTGAGCACACAAGAACATAGCTATGACCTCTTGAGATAAAACAGTCATGTTACAATACTttgaaaacatcaacaaaagtCTAACATTGACGTCAGCCCTGTGGTAAAAGATCTCCATCACGGAAAAAAGCAAATTGCAGTGGCAAAGCTATAACATAAAATTCTCCGTGGATTTACAACGACGGACAGTTTACCTTGAGTTAGCTAATAGTGGATTGAGATTGGTCCAGATGTGTTATTGTTAAGTTAGTGTAGACATCAATGATACGTCAACTAGTAAAGATCGTAGTTGTTGACGCTGCGTACTGCAACAAAAAGCcacaactaaaacaaaaacgGCAATCGCTGTcacatacattttctttttgttttgattgttaaTGTATTAacctgttgtgttttcttgtctgttttgaGTGGCTGACTCTGCACCACATGAAACAGATAGAAGGGTTTTACATTTCTCACGTATATTTAGTATTATCAAAGTATCAATGTGTACATCACGACTATCTGcttccatttttatttgacCGTTTTTCAAGTAGAGCTTTATCCCTctcatattatatttttatgatgTTTAGAAACACCACACTGCTAGATTATCGTAAGAACAGCCATTCAATGCACCTCTTCCATCttaaattgtgtaaatgtttgtTCTCATTTGACTTTTCTCCTGTACTGTTAACAATGCATGCAAGCTATGCTAACGCTGATCCTcggctaacagctaacagtATATATGACGGTAACATTGACTAAAAcatgcagccagccagccaacagCCATAGTTTTTGATAGTTACGCTGAAATCTTCGACTTGTGTTATTATCTTACCAACAAAATGTGAAGAGGTAAACAACTTCTTATCGGCCTAATAACTTGAAAATGTCCCTCTTACGGTTAGTCCTAGCGGTTGGCGTCGTAACTGAAAGCGCGCGCTACCATCCAAACGAAGCGCGTCATCACGTATGCAAATTTTGCATCTGACGTCTGCATCAAGAGGCAGCGCCAACACtttctcagccaatcacaagcgGCGGCGGAGCGTCATCGCCCTCCTTCTCTGTCCGCCTCCCATGCCGTAGCTGCTTTCTGGTCCTCCAAATCgactttttatcatttctttatGGACAATAGCAACTGGTAAGTCAAAAGGACACCGAGAATTGTTTTGTTGCCTACGTTAAATGAGATAGCATGCGATCAGGCGCCATATCGTGTCGGTTATATTAAGAGAAAGGTGCACCGGCAGAGCTACATAGAGCAGATTGATTCAAAAAGGGAAAGGCTTCAGTGCTACCAAAAAGTCGACTGTAACGCTATGATTTCTTGTAATTTGCTAGTCAAAAATCAAATGTCTCTTGCTACATTAACTAACATGCCCGCACGATGGTATTGAATGGCGTTGCAAAAACATTCACTCTTATTCTCGCTTAAAACTTTGTTAAAACTGCATATCTTCACTTGCTATGTCGATTTGTTTCCTcctcatgtgtgtttgtgtgtaggctGTTGTGTAGGTGTATAGGCTTGTATTGATGTCATGAATTCACCTTACCCGTATCCTTGTGTTGCATTCCTACATTTGTAATCATTCAGTGTATTAACGCAAAGCCTGTTTATGCAGTTCCAGCTACTAACTACAAAGCTAGGAGTGCAATGTGTcatgcaaagtaaaaaaaaaaatccattacacTGAATGTGATGTGCATGCAACTTGTGCTACTCTGACAGAGCACCTGTGTAGAAACCTAATTAGTTGAGATGTTAGAGGGAAAGGGGGGAGAGCAAGTGTGGCTTTGGAGTCACCGGTTGCCACCCATCATTTCACA encodes:
- the haus3 gene encoding HAUS augmin-like complex subunit 3 isoform X2, producing the protein MLDGGQFVEALCRLGYPGASSLKASEFDWLFASAPENLHLLRFVCRTLNRSNALTPEEARAFRELKKSGKPILDEAALNKILKTIGPSDGSCVSVFGPSSSSSSSSLFAPEGDVATEDLEAEVQALLKEKELKQRRYNKLQVVATARADDDLRLSTELECATCKLKETSAAIAAENADTNVVLQNLTNKVSNLSSYLPLQPEARDSGKGQPTATSNPSGPKRPSVLLSQLSLEPFLHQEELNTKTLAAFTQKHSFQGMSDIIESSCSEHFQVLDLSSCEVGDEEEREQEEKKGEEHVVDRRRTEMARLQWAHIVAQYQLQKEVAEEKSVKAGLDWLSEKCFRAKSISSLSPLQVCEVVSRRELQTVEAELEALLHGPLPAALRESARLLNVPVVRGDLALQLARQDYYTSRQDQIRDCLLHQKASFDLVFLAHEMELRRWRTVLKQLGEVSCRLVDGAEEASRRLEALAQPDLALNPKPSPIISCKDVAFSRMLQILDAGSNPGRSEPFRTYEALDHAARDLANNLQLTRDSLAGEGRQQDYMVARLHGDCEALHRAMYTELQQLVLEPQELTAKLVEAESKLQSLQRLMQDITGEVKAKRSQLERNTLLRRERELYIYFHLDPRLLQKVVEDLEGRMAAKREQQ
- the haus3 gene encoding HAUS augmin-like complex subunit 3 isoform X1, with product MLDGGQFVEALCRLGYPGASSLKASEFDWLFASAPENLHLLRFVCRTLNRSNALTPEEARAFRELKKSGKPILDEAALNKILKTIGPSDGSCVSVFGPSSSSSSSSLFAPEGDVATEDLEAEVQALLKEKELKQRRYNKLQVVATARADDDLRLSTELECATCKLKETSAAIAAENADTNVVLQNLTNKVSNLSSYLPLQPEARDSGKGQPTATSNPSGPKRPSVLLSQLSLEPFLHQEELNTKTLAAFTQKHSFQGMSDIIESSCSEHFQVLDLSSCEVGDEEEREQEEKKGEEHVVDRRRTEMARLQWAHIVAQYQLQKEVAEEKSVKAGLDWLSEKCFRAKSISSLSPLQVCEVVSRRELQTVEAELEALLHGPLPAALRESARLLNVPVVRGDLALQLARQDYYTSRQDQIRDCLLHQKASFDLVFLAHEMELRRWRTVLKQLGEVSCRLVDGAEEASRRLEALAQPDLALNPKPSPIISCKDVAFSRMLQILDAGSNPGRSEPFRTYEALDHAARDLANNLQLTRDSLAGEGRQQDYMVARLHGDCEALHRAMYTELQQLVLEPQVCPTAITDQELLCPSAQELTAKLVEAESKLQSLQRLMQDITGEVKAKRSQLERNTLLRRERELYIYFHLDPRLLQKVVEDLEGRMAAKREQQ